The DNA segment tatatatatatatatatatatatatatatatatatatatatacacacacacacacacacattgttgtttgtttttttttaaatcacagtaTAATTCATACACGAAGAAAACTGCTCACTGCAAGGAGCacttaaaaataacatttattttaaaatcatttagattttttttatgcttaactGGAGGCAGGACTCTTAAGTTACAGTCAGATTTCTGTATATAAACGTAAGTCATTAAGTTAATTTCTTATTAACTAGCTGTGAGgtgtaatataatgaaaatattgtACAAGACAGGTCACTCTTGTGGAAAACAAGACCACACAACTTGAGCCCTCTAACATGTAATAACCAAAGCAGAAATAACACATCGCTTTCCATCCACAGTCCATTAGTGAATTTGATAAAGTAAATCTGATCACAAGTTTATCATAAGGCAATGACATActgtaaatatacagtataaaagaCATTTGTCTCAGAAATGCATGTGCCCTTTTTTATTGCATATCTGTATTTTTCCCCATTAGGGCAGAACACCATAACTGTCCCATCCAGTGTGAAGAAAAACATTCACCATGTCTCTGTCTTAATCCAATCTGCAGCTGGATATCTCAAATAGGCActactgtaaatgtgtaaatgttggCATGACATCCATAGAAACACCTTCATATTACACTGACTGATGAGGAATTTTGACCAAAGAGGCCTCGATACAGTTCACTCCGGGCCTCGTCGCTCACTGTACTGTGGTCAATAGGAGCCATAAAATTTACCAGTTTACTGTGGACGTGGAATCTGACTTTCCGCCCCTTGCTGGCCTTCGTATCTACCTTCTTCTTGATCTTGCTACGCAATTTCTGGATGGCAAGCCACTGTCTGCCCATAGCCACCTGGTCATTGGGATCTGCTGCACTTGTTTTGCGCTCAATTAGCTCTCTGAGTAACTGGTGATagaaatcatcatcatcaaatataTCTTCATCCAGATCCTTTAGGTGTGTGTTTGCCTTCAACTGCTGTTCTGCTACCTCACCCTCTGTGGTTTCTGAGGTCTGAGCAGAGGCTTCTTTTTTCCCCAGGACTCGGTATTCTGAACGGCGGGTCTGGGTACGCCGCACAAGCCTCTCTTTATCCATGAGCACCTGCTCCACCTGGGTTAATATGTTCCTCTCAAATGCACCAAAGTCCTTGCTGCTCTTACCCATGGTCAGCCTGGTTTTATCATGCCACTTCTGCAGAGTGCCACTGCAGTACGGCTGGAAGGCAGCAAAGCGTTTAGCCATGAAGTCTGGATACTCTGCCATCTCCAGTTTTCGTTTAGGTGGTCCAGCTTCACGCACTGGCTCCtgttcatcctcatcctcactgTTTATCTCCTCATCCTCACTCTGCGCTCCTGTTGCTCCCATGCAGACAGtccttgtgtctgtgttttgATAAAGCAGCTGATCATGTATCTCCAGTAAGGATCGTTGGAGAGCCTTTAAAGCTTTGTGACTGTTTTTCAGTGCTCCTGCGAAATCTGCATCCCCTCTCCTCTTGAACTCTGGGAAAGTCTGGGGCTGTGGCAGCTGATTGGCTGTCACCAAAGCTTTCTGGATTTTGATTCTTCCCTCAAGCAACTGGTCCCACAAGGCCAGCTGGTTCTTCACAGCCTTTCCTTTCTCCACTTCCTCATTTACTTTGTCTTGAGAGAATGTGTGGATGGTTCCCTCATCTTCTCCATCTTCCatttcatcattgtcatcatcatcatcatcatcatcctcatcatcatcatcttcagagCCTTCATCTTCACCGCTCTTTCCACTGTCATCACCACTGTCATCGTCTTCTTCACTGACTCCCAAGTCGTCCATCCCCTCAGTGAGCTTACGGAAGTCCACCTTCTGAGGAAATGTGATATCACCATCCATTGTCTGAGATTTGATTCTGCTTTTATTGTCAGCATCACTGTCCTCCAACTCCTCATTTAAGTcattttcttcatcatcatcaacctCTTCTTCAACAGATTCTTCCTCATAGTCAGCTTCTTCTTGCTTTCCCGCactgccctcctcctcctcctcatcatcatcttc comes from the Sphaeramia orbicularis chromosome 4, fSphaOr1.1, whole genome shotgun sequence genome and includes:
- the aatf gene encoding protein AATF; translated protein: MAGSFSQELEDLLNPLPKFADPEDDDDEATKARVVNRFSEDDDEDEVGLSALRKHSTSLLSDTDRRYVGKAVSRKQLLMDMEGFGEEDDDEEEEEGSAGKQEEADYEEESVEEEVDDDEENDLNEELEDSDADNKSRIKSQTMDGDITFPQKVDFRKLTEGMDDLGVSEEDDDSGDDSGKSGEDEGSEDDDDEDDDDDDDDNDEMEDGEDEGTIHTFSQDKVNEEVEKGKAVKNQLALWDQLLEGRIKIQKALVTANQLPQPQTFPEFKRRGDADFAGALKNSHKALKALQRSLLEIHDQLLYQNTDTRTVCMGATGAQSEDEEINSEDEDEQEPVREAGPPKRKLEMAEYPDFMAKRFAAFQPYCSGTLQKWHDKTRLTMGKSSKDFGAFERNILTQVEQVLMDKERLVRRTQTRRSEYRVLGKKEASAQTSETTEGEVAEQQLKANTHLKDLDEDIFDDDDFYHQLLRELIERKTSAADPNDQVAMGRQWLAIQKLRSKIKKKVDTKASKGRKVRFHVHSKLVNFMAPIDHSTVSDEARSELYRGLFGQNSSSVSVI